A region from the Musa acuminata AAA Group cultivar baxijiao chromosome BXJ1-10, Cavendish_Baxijiao_AAA, whole genome shotgun sequence genome encodes:
- the LOC135595299 gene encoding uncharacterized protein LOC135595299 translates to MEGEENRREQTPGSASHGGGKVCHRCGWVYPNPHPSKKHRTAHRKHCSAAAPGLSDGAADVAAAVEVKKAPPEQLSDEDPRNVSGEEVVEEEPKPEGEKGRGMGQSGVDVEEPCKGAILEADVADYSPESDASCHGNKVLSSDVESTASQLDDTIHLDNDSVTCRGDKVCTMEGTDSSSESPLTKGFCLDALEEMDHAAVQNMVDSATVEDNIIIGNYVEDKLDMQIPGPQILPHGSCANSSLTNSEFQRIDKSMEFSMIVDQANAITTLVSGLPDEVSANTMEFESVICTSPDEKTDVAGQISQVQPFCNDGPSVGFSMIVDQANAITTLISGLPDEVSANTMEFESVICTLPDEKTDVAGQISQVQPFCNDGPTMGFSMIVDQANAITTLISGLPDEVSANTMEFESVICTLPDEKTDVAGQISQVQPFCNDGPSMGFSMIVDQANAITTLFSGLPDEVLANTMEFESVICTSPDEKTDVAGQISQVQQFCNDGPSMGSSMIVDEENAITTLISGLPDEVSANTMEFESVICTSPDEKTGVAGQISQVQRFCNDGPSMGFSMIVDQANAITTLISGLPDEVSANTMEFESVICTSPDEKTDVAGQISQVQPFCNDGPSMGFSMIVDQANAITTLISGLPDEVLANTMEFESVICTSPDEKTDVAGQISQVQPFCNDGPSMGFSMIVDQENAITTLISGLPDEVLANTMEFESVICTSPDEKTDVAGQISQVQPFCNDGPSMGFSMIVDQANAITTLISGLPDEVSANTMEFESVICTLPDEKTDVARQISQVQPFCNDGPSMGFSMIVDQANAITTLISGLSDEVSAITMEFESVICTSPDEKTDVAGQISQVQPFCNDGSCNLEITDGELFETPTHLSACGYQIALPANSPVDGNDPECLHSLPISSNMLLVEYTKVKIESLEDSWLVEPDLTICANAEAGSNIGRHVIDELSVVESDKNAKSISSTLQVNVNEMERDESNDERNCQDMNSDRSQVVNEFEFEDGASANKFEGPKGESDWLKTPEQVPSVNKAMDLDDRVPNSCETCYLYKGKGTNLSHEGISADNLRVADSAVSLSGMSQFSATSEISNNSQIVRQGTTEINIDALVEDKNLEMFKENNMDLKTNSQPEGHTTELEPPTRDDIGRTELQNNEDVIVADSVLSLTQEDFSFRCLRSVLNNYLDQQDVQETPVERFKQNADLDETIDQSQRQAEAFFKEEISENGLPSEHYDTLYPNKDETNKMETTCGYQLELQNVFVVGSINHVSSDKNNSYNPFVTEMDHVPTAEKEYSLLTILEDDPNTNAHSKAGLCHDDEEILKTEECSESKVDVRSFIGKPGNDYDSKTSDRSGVAPSIFYQSSKEEDVHDKSMQQNEFYIEKVDYSINSNSQTGNIDAVSESVPDGAIPSLSSAMEEGSNFDAEVSPPTDSLVTRDLHTSDPTTEGTTHKSNLDHNDTLEEPSDPAADSLATKDLHTSDPATERTIHNLDHNDTLEEPSLIPLVEPEQKSDSIENKSVHDSKDEPEGRNIKEENTAGKVPDSNAGKPHVMLKNLLAEAELESKQEATGSQGYNASPSSKRSCGGSQDDGQSLRTAISDGPLDTQADHREWNSPARLPVTKHEKKKAKGRQSWVPFICCPSVN, encoded by the exons ATGGAGGGCGAGGAGAACCGGAGGGAGCAGACGCCAG GGAGCGCGAGCCATGGAGGTGGGAAGGTGTGCCACCGGTGCGGGTGGGTGTACCCCAACCCGCACCCCAGCAAGAAGCACCGGACGGCCCACCGGAAGCACTGCAGCGCGGCGGCCCCGGGGCTGTCGGATGGAGCCGCCGACGTAGCCGCAGCCGTGGAGGTGAAGAAGGCGCCTCCTGAGCAGCTCTCCGATGAGGACCCGAGGAATGTGTCTG gagaggaggtggtggaggaggaaccAAAGCCGGAGGGGGAAAAAGGGAGAGGAATGGGCCAATCTGGAGTAGACGTCGAAGAACCGTGTAAAGGTGCGATCTTGGAGGCCGACGTCGCCG ATTATTCTCCCGAATCAGATGCTTCATGTCATGGCAACAAGGTTCTGAGTTCTGATGTGGAATCAACGGCAAGTCAACTGGATGACACAATACACTTGGACAATGATTCAGTCACATGCCGAGGTGATAAGGTCTGTACAATGGAAGGGACAGATAGTTCATCTGAGTCCCCTTTGACCAAAGGATTTTGCCTAGATGCTTTGGAGGAAATGGATCATGCTGCAGTTCAAAATATGGTAGATAGTGCTACTGTAGAAGATAATATAATCATTGGAAACTATGTAGAAGACAAATTAGATATGCAGATTCCTGGCCCGCAGATCCTACCTCATGGTTCTTGTGCTAATTCCTCGCTGACAAACTCTGAGTTTCAGAGGATAGACAAATCCATGGAGTTTAGCATGATTGTAGATCAAGCAAACGCAATAACCACACTGGTTTCTGGTCTTCCTGATGAGGTTTCGGCAAATACAATGGAATTTGAATCAGTCATCTGCACTTCACCAGATGAGAAGACTGATGTTGCAGGACAAATCTCCCAAGTTCAGCCATTCTGCAATGATGGGCCATCCGTGGGGTTTAGCATGATTGTAGATCAAGCAAATGCAATAACCACACTAATTTCTGGTCTTCCTGATGAGGTTTCGGCAAATACAATGGAATTTGAATCAGTCATCTGCACTTTACCGGATGAGAAGACTGATGTTGCAGGACAAATCTCCCAAGTTCAACCATTCTGCAATGATGGGCCAACCATGGGGTTTAGCATGATTGTAGATCAAGCAAATGCAATAACCACACTGATTTCTGGTCTTCCCGATGAGGTTTCGGCAAATACAATGGAATTTGAATCAGTCATCTGCACTTTACCAGATGAGAAGACTGATGTTGCAGGACAAATCTCCCAAGTTCAACCATTCTGCAATGATGGGCCATCCATGGGGTTTAGCATGATTGTAGATCAAGCAAATGCAATAACCACACTGTTTTCTGGTCTTCCCGATGAGGTTTTGGCAAATACAATGGAATTTGAATCAGTCATCTGCACTTCACCAGATGAGAAGACTGATGTTGCAGGACAAATCTCCCAAGTTCAACAATTCTGCAATGATGGGCCATCCATGGGGTCTAGCATGATTGTAGATGAAGAAAATGCAATAACCACACTAATTTCTGGTCTTCCTGATGAGGTTTCGGCAAATACAATGGAATTTGAGTCAGTCATCTGCACTTCACCAGATGAGAAGACTGGTGTTGCAGGACAAATCTCCCAAGTTCAACGATTCTGCAATGATGGGCCATCCATGGGGTTTAGCATGATTGTAGATCAAGCAAATGCAATAACCACACTGATTTCTGGTCTTCCTGATGAGGTTTCGGCAAATACAATGGAATTTGAATCAGTCATCTGCACTTCACCAGATGAGAAGACTGATGTTGCAGGACAAATCTCCCAAGTTCAACCATTCTGCAATGATGGGCCATCCATGGGGTTTAGCATGATTGTAGATCAAGCAAATGCAATAACCACACTGATTTCTGGTCTTCCTGATGAGGTTTTGGCAAATACAATGGAATTTGAATCAGTCATCTGCACTTCACCAGATGAGAAGACTGATGTTGCAGGACAAATCTCCCAAGTTCAACCATTCTGCAATGATGGGCCATCCATGGGGTTTAGCATGATTGTAGATCAAGAAAATGCAATAACCACACTGATTTCTGGTCTTCCTGATGAGGTTTTGGCAAATACAATGGAATTTGAATCAGTCATCTGCACTTCACCAGATGAGAAGACTGATGTTGCAGGACAAATCTCCCAAGTTCAACCATTCTGCAATGATGGGCCATCCATGGGGTTTAGCATGATTGTAGATCAAGCAAATGCAATAACTACACTGATTTCTGGTCTTCCTGATGAGGTTTCGGCAAATACAATGGAATTTGAATCAGTCATCTGCACTTTACCAGATGAGAAGACTGATGTTGCAAGACAAATATCCCAAGTTCAACCATTCTGCAATGATGGGCCATCCATGGGGTTTAGCATGATTGTAGATCAAGCAAATGCAATAACTACACTGATTTCTGGTCTTTCTGATGAGGTTTCGGCAATTACAATGGAATTTGAATCAGTCATCTGCACTTCACCAGATGAGAAGACTGATGTTGCAGGACAAATCTCCCAAGTTCAACCATTCTGCAATGATGGTTCATGCAATTTGGAGATTACTGATGGTGAACTCTTTGAGACTCCTACTCATTTATCAGCATGTGGTTATCAGATTGCATTGCCTGCTAACTCACCAGTAGATGGAAATGACCCGGAGTGTCTGCATTCATTACCAATATCATCAAACATGCTTTTGGTTGAATATACCAAGGTGAAAATTGAGTCTCTTGAAGACTCTTGGTTGGTGGAACCTGATCTTACAATTTGTGCAAATGCTGAAGCAGGAAGCAACATAGGTAGACATGTAATTGATGAGTTGTCAGTTGTAGAATCAGATAAAAATGCCAAAAGTATTTCTTCAACCTTGCAAGTTAATGTCAATGAGATGGAAAGGGATGAGTCAAATGATGAACGCAACTGTCAGGATATGAACAGTGATAGGTCTCAGGTGGTCAATGAATTTGAATTTGAAGATGGGGCATCAGCGAATAAGTTTGAAGGTCCGAAAGGAGAATCAGATTGGCTTAAAACACCTGAACAAGTTCCAAGTGTAAACAAGGCAATGGATTTAGATGATCGAGTACCTAATTCATGTGAAACTTGTTACCTGTACAAAGGAAAGGGTACCAACCTATCTCATGAAGGAATCTCAGCTGATAATTTGAGGGTTGCAGATTCTGCTGTCTCGCTTTCTGGTATGAGCCAATTTAGTGCAACATCTGAAATAAGTAATAATAGTCAAATTGTTAGACAAGGAACAACAGAAATAAACATTGATGCTCTGGTTGAGGATAAAAATCTTGAAAtgtttaaagaaaataatatggaTTTAAAAACAAATTCTCAACCTGAAGGTCATACCACAGAATTGGAGCCTCCAACCAGAGATGATATTGGAAGGACAGAATTGCAGAACAACGAGGATGTAATTGTTGCAGATAGTGTCTTAAGCTTAACCCAAGAGGATTTCAGTTTCAGGTGTTTACGTAGTGTTTTGAATAATTACTTGGATCAACAGGATGTCCAAGAAACTCCTGTAGAAAGATTCAAACAAAATGCTGATCTCGATGAAACAATTGATCAGTCTCAGAGGCAAGCAGAAGCTTTTTTCAAGGAAGAAATTTCAGAGAATGGGCTTCCTAGTGAGCATTATGATACACTGTATCCCAACAAAGATGAAACTAACAAAATGGAGACTACATGTGGATATCAACTGGAACTGCAGAATGTTTTTGTGGTTGGAAGCATTAACCATGTTAGCAGTGACAAGAATAACTCATATAACCCATTTGTTACAGAAATGGATCATGTGCCCACTGCTGAAAAAGAATATAGTCTTCTCACCATACTCGAGGACGATCCAAACACAAATGCTCACAGTAAAGCTGGTTTGTGCCATGATGATGAAGAAATCCTTAAAACTGAGGAATGCTCTGAATCGAAAGTTGATGTGCGATCTTTTATTGGAAAGCCTGGCAATGATTATGACTCAAAAACTAGTGATAGATCTGGAGTTGCTCCTAGCATCTTTTATCAGTCTTCAAAAGAGGAAGATGTTCATGACAAATCTATGCAACAAAATGAGTTTTATATTGAAAAGGTAGATTACTCGATCAATTCAAACAGCCAAACCGGCAACATTGATGCAGTTTCAGAATCTGTTCCAG ATGGAGCAATACCATCCTTGAGTAGTGCAATGGAGGAAGGGTCCaattttgatgcagaagtttcacCACCCACAGATTCTCTCGTCACTAGGGATCTACACACTTCTGATCCAACAACAGAAGGTACTACTCACAAAAGCAATCTCGATCACAATGATACATTGGAAGAACCTTCTGATCCAGCAGCAGACTCTCTCGCCACTAAGGATCTACACACTTCTGATCCAGCAACAGAAAGAACTATTCACAATCTCGATCACAATGATACATTGGAAGAACCTTCCTTGATACCCCTTGTGGAGCCAGAGCAGAAATCAGATTCTATTGAGAACAAATCAGTCCATGATTCCAAAGATGAACCGGAAGGAAGAAATATCAAAGAGGAGAACACTGCCGGCAAAGTGCCAGACTCGAATGCTGGAAAACCACATGTTATGCTGAAGAATCTCCTTGCTGAAGCAGAACTAGAGAGTAAACAGGAGGCAACCGGCAGCCAAGGGTACAATGCATCACCGTCGTCCAAGAGAAGTTGTGGGGGTTCACAAGATGATGGACAATCACTGAGAACAGCAA